Part of the Paenarthrobacter sp. JL.01a genome is shown below.
TCGTCCGTCCCCATCTGCTCAGCCCACTGCTGGGGTGAGGGACCCACCCAAGCGATGGGGTCGTCGTCGGACGGGTCCAGGGACCCGCCGGGAAACGCCACGACTCCCAACGGCGAGGAACCAGGCCGGTATCCAAGCCAGGTCTCCAAGCCGGAGGGTGAATCGCGCAAAAGGACAACAGATGAGGCATAGCGGGCGGCCCTGGGGGTCCGCTCGCCGAGCTCAAGCCAGTTTTGTGCTGCCCCTTCGAGTGCGGGGGGCAGTACAAACAGGCGACGGGCAAGCTGCGGCACTTCGGTGAACCGGTTCCTTAGCTGAATTCAGCGATGAGCTCGACCTCTACGGGAGAGTCGAGGGGCAGGACAGAAACGCCGACGGCGGAACGGGCGTGAATGCCGGCGTCGCCGAATACCTGTCCCAGAAGTTCGGAAGCACCGTTGATGACGCCGGGCTGGCCGGTGAAGGTGGGCTCGGAGGCAACGAAGCCGACCACCTTGACGATGCGGGTGACGCGGTCGAGGTCGCCGATGACACTCTTGACGGCGGCCAGGGCGTTAATTGCGCATACGGCGGCGTAGCGCTTGGCTTCCTCGGGATCGACGGTTGCTTCGTCCGACGCGCCCAACTCGCCCAGCGAGACCTTGCCCGTAGCTTCGAGTTTGCCGTTAATAAAGGGCAGCTGTCCGGAGGTGTAAACGTAGTTGCCGGAGACGACGGCGGGCACGTAGGCAGCCACGGGGGCAGCGACCTCGGGAAGGGTCAGTCCGAGCTCGGCCAGACGCTGCTCGACGGCCGACGTCGGGGCGCCGGATTCCGCGGGAGAGGTGGTTTCTGCGGGGGTGGTCATGGTTACTGCTTCTCCCTCTTCAGGTATGCGACAAGGCCTTTGCCATCGGGGCCGCCGACAACCTGGACAAGCTCCCAGCCGTCTTCGCCCCACTGGTCCAGGATCTGCTTGGTGGCGTGAATAATAAGCGGAATCGTGGCGTACTCCCATTTGGTCATGACAGAAAGCCTAGCCCGTGCCGGTAAACTGGAAAACATGGTGACTCGCAAGAACCCCATATTCGACACTG
Proteins encoded:
- a CDS encoding DUF4177 domain-containing protein, with the protein product MTKWEYATIPLIIHATKQILDQWGEDGWELVQVVGGPDGKGLVAYLKREKQ
- a CDS encoding RidA family protein, with amino-acid sequence MTTPAETTSPAESGAPTSAVEQRLAELGLTLPEVAAPVAAYVPAVVSGNYVYTSGQLPFINGKLEATGKVSLGELGASDEATVDPEEAKRYAAVCAINALAAVKSVIGDLDRVTRIVKVVGFVASEPTFTGQPGVINGASELLGQVFGDAGIHARSAVGVSVLPLDSPVEVELIAEFS